The Methylomonas rhizoryzae genome includes the window GACACAAAGCATAGCCCCCGGTGCGTTTGTGCCTTATCAAATTTATTTCGGCAATCTGACGGGTGATAACAGTGCCAACGTCGAAATTGCCCGCTTGAGCGTTAAACCCGTGCCTGTGCCTGCCGGCCTAGGTTTGCTTATGATCGGGCTTGGCTGCATGATCAGCTTCAGTAAAAAACCTGGGGGATCTTAGGCTGTGAAGGCTTGATAAAGCCGTGGCAATCAGCTGCCGGCTAGGCTCCCCTATGACCGGTCACGACATCAAATACGTCGATTCCGGCTCCTGCGCGGCCTCCAAAATTTGTTCCATACTGACTTTGTCGTAACCGCCCGATAACAGCACGATGAACCGCTCGCGCAACATCGGACTGTTCCGCGAGCGCACAATAATGTTATTGGCATCCTGCTGTTCCAAAATTCGGTACCAGTTGTAAATCATTTTAAAGATGCGTTCCATCGGCTCGCGAATGCGCTGTTCGTAACGCTGCAAGCGGGCGGCGCCGAAATCGCCGCCCGCCGCTACCCCCTCCAAGATGGTTTCCGCAGCGTATACTCCGCTACGCATCGCCAACGTAACGCCGGCGGAAAATACCGGGTCGACGAACATCGACGCGTCGCCGACCAATACGAAACCATCGCCGTGAAAGCGTTCAGTGGTATAACCGATAGCCGAAATCGTCTTGACGTCCATCGCCTGCTCGGCGTGCTCCAGCCATAGACGTATGCAATCGCAGCCGTCTATCGCCGCGCGAAGACGTTGTTGCGCAGTTTCCCCCAAGCGTTTGGCATATCTCGCATCCAACACCGCACCGACGCTGACCACGTTGTTGCGTAGCGGAATATACCAAAGCCAGCCGCCGTCTATGCTATGAATATCGGTCGTTACCGAACCTTCCATGACTGCGCCGAAGCTGACGAAATCGTGCGGATTGCGGCGAAAACCGCCGTTGAAATGGGCGAAATGGCTGATCTTGTTTAACTCCGGCAACGGCCGCCGCCAGCCGAACCTGCGCGCGATCAAGGATTCCCGCCCCGACGCGTCAATCACGACCGGCGCATGGATCGGCCGTGCTTCGCCCCCTATCGGCCCGGCGGTCACGCCTATCGCCGCGTCGCCGTCGAACAGCACTTGCGTTACCGACCATTCGCGCCGCACCTCGACACCGCACGATGCGGCGTGTTCCAAAAGTATTTGGTCGTAACGAGCGCGTTCGACATGGTAGGTATAAGGCCGTTCGAAATAGTCCGGATACTCGGCAGTTAACAACAGCACCTCAGGCTTTTGATTGAACATGCCGAAGTGAATACCCTGCTTAACCGTAAAGCCTTCGGCTTCTATTTTTTCGGTAACTCCCAACCGGCGCCAAATTTCCCAAGCGGCCGGCAGCATCGATTCACCGATTTGAAAGCGTGGAAAGCGCTCGCGTTCGAACAGCACCACCCGTAAACCGGCCTGAGCCAGCAAAATTGCCGCACTACTGCCGGCCGGACCGCCGCCTATCACTACGGCGTTGAAATATTCGCCTGATGTCATCGGATTTCTCCCTGATTGGTGATACCGCCATCGGTAACACAAACGCCTCTACAAAATAACACGCCAGCAGTCGGCTTGTGCGAGCGAATAAACCGCGGCCATAGCTGCGGCCAATCCATGTTTGTCATAATGCTCGGTTTCACAATGCCGATCACTATCCGTCATGTCCACCAGCGAAATTTTCCTGATTGCAATCTCCAGCATTTATACCCTGCCTTACCTGATTTGGCGCATCGCCAGAACCGACTACTTCGCCCCTTTGGTGGTGGTGCAAATCGGTACCGGCATCTTGTTGGGGCCGGGGGTGCTCGGCGCGGTTTATCCGGAATACTACAGCTTTGTTTTCAATCCTTCGGTGCTGCAAGCCTTGAACGGGATCGCCTGGTGGGCGGTGATGCTGTTTGTTTGGGTGGCCGGCATCGAACTGGATTTGGGCAAAGCCTGGGAATACCGCTTGGAGAGCTCGGTGACTGCGGGCTTGGCCCTAGGAGTTCCTCTGCTATTCGGATGCGCGGCAGCCATGCTCATCCAGTTTTATCCGGGCTGGATAGGCGAACGCGCCATGAATTGGCAGTTTATTTTAGGCATAGGTATGTCCTGTGCCGTCACCGCATTGCCGATATTGATTTTGCTGCTGGATAAACTGCGGATCTTGCGCCACCCCCTCGGCCAGCGCATCCTGCGGTACGCCAGTTTAGACGATATTGCAATCTGGGCCATATTGTCGATCATCCTGCTGGACTGGACCCGAATCGGCAAGCAACTGACTTTTCTAGTGCTATTTCCTCTCTTCGCTTATGGCGTGCGCCGCTTGATGGCTTGGCTGCCGGAACGCGACCGCTGGTATCTCGGCATCATCAGTCTGGCTTTTTTCGGCCTGGGCGCGGATTGGGCGGGCTTGCATTTTATGGTTGGCGCCTTTTTGGCCGGCGCCATTCTGGACAGCGCCTGGTTCGAACACGGCCGGATGGACCAATTACGCCAAAATTTGTTGCTGACGGTAATGCCGGTGTTCTTTCTCAGTACCGGGCTAAAAACTCACTGGTCGTCCGGCGGGCTCGAAGTGCTTATCGCCGCCGGCGTCCTGCTGATTGCGTCCGTCAGCGGCAAATTACTGGGCCTTAGACTGGCCGGAAAACTGTTGAACTGGCAACCGGGCGAAGCGTCCATCATCGGCTGGCTATTGCAAACCAAGGCTTTGATCATGATTATTTTCGCCAACGTGCTGTTGGACAAACAAATCATCACCGGCCAAACCTTTACCGCCTTGCTAGTGATGGCTCTACTTAGCACCATGTTGACCGTACCGGCAGTCGCGCCCAAGCTGGCCCGCCTGCAAGGCCGTAAGAATACCCCGGAATAACCCGGGACTTAACGGTTATGCCGTCTTTAGTCTATGGGATTTTTATTGGCCGGGGACGGCCTCGTGATTACCGATCAAACCCATTTAGCCGCGCCAGCCGAATCCGATGAACTGGCGCCGCCTTTGGGCTGTGGTATAAACCGGCAGTTTACCTAACCCGCTTCTTACACGGGACCGACTACTCGCTTCCCGCCGACTTGCCGCGTTTGGATGAGGAACCCACGCGCTTTTTGCTTTTGTCCTTTTTTACCGAAGCTTCGTCCAACCGGGAAATATTCAACGCCTTACCGACCACCCTCACCTTCTTCAGCGCTTGAAACAAATCTTTAGGCATGCCGGCCGGTAGCTCTACCGTGCTGTATTGATCCTCGATTTTGATACGGGCGATATGATCGCCGTCTATGCCTATCTCGTTAGCAATCGCACCGACGATGTTGCCGGGTTTCACCCCGTCGCGGTGACCGACTTCGATGCGAAACACTTCCATTTCCACCCCTCCCGCCCGATTGGTATTCCGCTCGCGCTTTCGGCTGCGCTCGTTTTTACCGCCCTGGTCTTTCGCTTCGTCGCGGGCGTAATCCTTAGCCGCTTTCTTGACGGTGTCTTTCAGCAGCAGCGGGGTATCGCCCTGCAGCAATTTGGCCAACGCCGCCGCAATATCGGTTGCCGGTACGTTATGTTCGACCTGGTATTGGTTGATCAGCTGACTGTAAAAGCTCAACTCTTCGGCCGCCAGGGTATCGGTAATCCGTTGTTTAAACCGCTTGACCCTGGCATTGTTGATGAACTCGGTAGACGGCAACGGCATTTCTTCCACTTTCTGCCGCGTCGCCTGTTCGATATTGGCCAACAAGCGTTTTTCCCGCGGCGATACGAACAAAATCGCGTCACCGGTACGCCCCGCCCGCCCGGTGCGGCCGATGCGGTGCACGTACGACTCGGTGTCGTACGGAATATCGTAATTGACCACGTGAGTAATCCTATCCACGTCCAAACCGCGTGCAGCCACGTCGGTAGCAATCAAAATATCCAGCTTGCCGTTTTTCAAATGCTCTATCGCCCGTTCCCGCAAGGCTTGCGACATGTCGCCGTTAATCGCCGAGGCGGAAAAACCGCGCGCTTCCAATTTTTCGGCCACTTCGACGGTCGCAGTTTTGGTTCTGACGAAAATAATCATGCCGTCGAAATTTTCCGCCTCCAAAATCCGGGTCAAGGCATCCATCTTGTGCGGGCCGCTGACGAAACAATAACGCTGACGAATGTTTTCCGCAGTAGTCGTTTTGACTTTAATCGTCACCTGTTCGGGATCGTTCAAGTATTGCTGCGCGATTTTACGAATCTCCGCCGGCATGGTGGCGGAGAACAAGGCCGTTTGTCGATCGGATGGCGTTTGTTCCAGAATCCATTCGACATCGTCGATGAATCCCATACGCAGCATTTCGTCGGCTTCGTCCAATACCAGGGTTTTCAAGTTATCCAGCTTCAAGGTGCCGCGGCGCATGTGATCCATCACCCGGCCCGGCGTCCCCACGACCACGTGCGCGCCGCGATTCAGCTGACGCAACTGGGTGGTGTAATCCTGACCGCCGTAGATCGGCAATACGTGAAAACCTTTGATATGAGCGGCATAACTTTGAAAGGCCTCGGCCACTTGAATGGCCAATTCCCGGGTCGGCGCCAACACCAAGGCTTGCGGTTCTTTTTGCTTGACGTCGATGCGGGTCAAAATCGGCAATGCAAACGCCGCGGTTTTGCCGGTTCCGGTCTGCGCCTGTCCTAGCACGTCTCGTCCGGACATCACGAACGGGATAATGCGGGCCTGAATCGGCGAAGGCGATTCGTAGCCTACGTTTTGCAATGCTTTAAGTACGGGTTCGGAGAGATTTAAATCTTGAAAGGAAGGCGCAGGGGTGTCTGACATCAAATAATACCTGTAGAAAAAAACATGCCCGCGAAATTGCGGGCACAGCAACTATTGTACCTTAAATCCGGCCGAAATTAACTAACGCGTTGATATTTAGGTAAAAGCACGCCACTTATCGGCCGAATAGTGCAAGCAAATAAACAGAAAAAACTGGCAACCGAATATCAGGTTGGCCATCAACAAATGCAAGGGCTGGGCGACGGCCGGAAAGCCCAAGCGGTCCAGGCTCACGCCGGCCAAGATCGCGGTTAGGATCAAACCGACCAAGCCGTAAGCAACCCGGCGCAACAAATCTTGTACCTGGGTGTGCCGATAAACCTGCCAAGCCAGCCACAGGTTGGTAAACAAAATCAGCGACGAAAACGAACGATGCACGTAAAAAATCAGCGGAAAACTGTCGCGCCAATATTCGCGCTCGATGTAAGCGTGCTGGTGGGAAATAAAATCCACCGCTTCCCGTACCTGCGTACCCATGGCCACTTGCAGCAAGGTCATGGCCATCGCAACGTTAAGGACCAACCGAAACCGCGCACTGACCCAGACGGTATTCAATGCACTAAGCAGCTCTTTCTGCGATCGGCTAATGGCGTAAATCAGCAGGGCGACGATGAATAGCGCCAACAACATGTGCAAGGTAATCATCAACGGTTTCAAATTGCTGGCGACGACTGCCGAACCTAACCAGCCTTGGAATCCGACCAGAAAAAACGCGCTCAAAGACAAATAAAAAGTGGCTTTGTCGGTCCTTAGATAGATGCGCGAAGCCCACGCGGTCAAAAACACCAAGAGGCCGGTTGTCGCCCCGATCAAACGGTTGGTGTACTCGGTCCAGGTTTTGACCGGATTGAACAAGGTGCTTTGGTAGCCTCGCGCCGCGTAAATTTCGTGATAATTGGTCGGCAGTTGGGCTTCGTCGGTCGGCGGTATCCATTGGCCGAAGCACGTCGGCCAATCCGGGCAGCCCATGCCGGCACCGGAAGCACGCACAATGCCGCCGACCAAGATCACGAAATACACGGCACAGATGGTCAACGTGCCTAAACGGCGAAACCGGGACGCGGCTTTAGGTTCTATTACGGCTGTCATTTATCGCAACATGGATTGAGCTAATTCGATTTCTTCGGATACACCTTCGATTTCCAGAATCTCGGCGTCGGCTTGCAGACCCACCTTGGCAAAGGCCGCTACCGAACGCCAATCGACCCGGCAGGCCGGATGATCGGTGCCGGCGATGCTTTGCAGGAAGGCCACTTGCACCAGATCGACATAATCGGCGGGACCGTCATGGTCGCGCTGAAATTCGACATAGGCAGAGGCTACCAGTTTTAACTCTTCCGGAAAATTCCAGGTATCCATGATGATTTTTCCCACGTGCGGATGAGCCTTTTCCAACAGTTTTTCCAAACGCGACGGGCTGTCCTTGAACTCCGGAATTTTTTCCACCAAGGTCAAAATCGGCAGCTTGCCGATTTGGTGCAGCAAGCCGGCCAACATGGCCTCATCCGAGTTCAAATGCGGCACGAAAGTCGCTAAAGCCCGACAAATGGCCGACACGTTCACCCCTTGTTCCCAGATGGAGCGGAAATAGCCCTCCAACAAAGGACTGGTGGGTTTGAACATCTGCTGCATGACCAAGCTGGTTACCAAGGTGCGAATGGTACTGTTGCCCAGTCTGGTCACCGCCATTTGGATATTGCTGATTTCGTTAGCGCCTCGGTACAGGGGACTATTAACCACTTGGATCAGCCTTGCCGACAAAGCCGGATCGGTCACGATGATTTCCGAAAGCTGCTGAGCCGATGCCTCTCCCTTGGAAACCGCATCGCGTACTTTAATTGCCACGTCGGGCAAGGTAGGCAGCACCAGACGATTAGCTTCCAACTCGGTTCGAACGTGGTGCAAAAACTCTTGAACGGATTTAAATTGCATAGTTAGCTATCCAGCGCTTACCCGGAAACGACCGTGACCGGCGTGTGATTTTGATCGCTAAGTATAAGTTGTTTCCCGATCTCATCAAGCGACTGTAAAACCATCAGGAGCGCTGTCTCGGCTTGATAGGATTGTACCGCCAGCACGTCTCCCTGCTTAGTTTGGCCGTCGCTTGCCAAAACCTTGTAATCACCAACAGGCAATGACGCCGCTACCCGCCCTACCCATAAAGCGCGCTTACTCTTGCCTAAATAATGGGTGCGGGCCACGATTTCCTGGCCGGTATAACAACCCTTGGTAAAACTGACTCCACCTAATCGGTCCAGATTCAACATTTGCGGAATGAATTGTTCGGATTGTTCGAGCCCGAACCAGGGGACCCCGGCCAACACGTCCCAATAGCCCCACTGCGCGTCGTCCCCGTCGGCGCTTATAGGCTGTACGGCCTTGGTCAGTATTAAATAACGCAGCGGCCCGCCCGGCAAACAGACCCACAGATTGGCGTTTTCCAAGTGGCAAGGGAAAAGCCTATCGGCCGGTGCGCGCGACTCCGCCGCCTGCTCCGGGCAACAGCCGAATAAACGCCAGCCGCCGTCAACGGCAAGATTGACCCTGGAGCGCAACACGTACATCTGCAAGCGCTTGGACACCTTTTCAGCTAGGCTACGCGGCAGTATCGCTAAAAAACCGTCAGGCGATTTGACCAGCAACACGGTGCTGATTACCCGCCCTTGCGGATTGCAATAGCCGGCAATACCGGCGCAGCTTGAGTCGATTTCCTTGACGTTACAAGTCAATTGGCCTTGTAAGAATGATTCGGCATCCGCACCTGTAATTTCGATGACCGCAAAATGCCGTAACGGATAATAAGTAGCGGAGTTTGAGTTTGCTGGATTCATGAGCTAGTAATAAAAAACGGGATTCTCACTGCCAATCTTAGTTGGACAGCCGGTTCATTTTACCGTCAGATGACAACAACACCGATCGGAATATGCCGAAATATCTCAATTCCTTACAAGAATTCGTCGTAACCGATTCGCCGCGCTTGCAATGTTTCATTCACTTATTGCATTCGTGCGCATTACCGGCGTGTTGGCTGAACGATCTGTCCGGCATTTGGCGTGGCGGATTGACGATCGCACTCCTCTGCTCGTGGTGGCGCTCGGTAAAACGGCAGCGAGCAAGCGGTTTCCAACTGCGTTACCGCGCCGGCGCTTGGCAATACGCCGAGCCCGGCCAAGCGTTTGAGCCGGCCACATTGTTGCCCGGCACCACGCTGACTCCTTTCGCGATATTTCTGCACATTCGCTGCCGCGGCCGTAAAAAATATCTGCCTGTATTATCCGACGCCCTACCGGCCGGAAGTTTCCGCCGCCTGATCGCCTGCTTGAAATTCAGTATCGGTAGACAGGCGGACAAGCGCTAAACCTGAACAAGCTCTCGTACGACGGCGCGAGCAGTACCACTACCCGCGCTTCGGCTAGCTTTCTCTCTCAGCCAAAGCCTGCAAACGCGCCAATTCCTGCACCAAATTATTTGCCGGAAACGACTCTCCGGCCCGGGTATACCAATAGTGCGCATTGGACAAATCGCCCTCCAGCCGATGCAGATAAGCGTGGATCAAGCAGCTTACAGTATCCGAACGGACTTGCACCGCCCTGTGGGCAGCATCCCAATCGCCGCGCTCAAGCAGCGCCAGAATCTCCGCGGGATGGGCCGACATACACTATCCGACCCAAACTCTGGCATTACGGAACATCCGCAGCCAGGCGCCGTCTTCCTGCCATTGCGCCGGATGCCAGGAGTTTTGCACCGTCCTGAAACAGCGTTCCGGATGCGGCATCATAATCGTGAAACGACCGTCAACGGTGGTCAAGCCGGTAATGCCGTAGGGCGAACCGTTGGGATTGGCGGGGAAAACTTCGGTTTCCTGGCTGTAATTGTCCACATAACTGACCGCCACCTGCGCCTGCGCCGGATTCGCCGAGCCGAATTCCGCCCGGCCCTCGCCATGGGCGACGACCACCGGCAGCAGCGAACCTGCCATGCCGGTAAAGAAAATAGACGGCGAGGCCTGGATTTTCACCATCGCCACCCGCGCCTCGAACTGCTCGGACAGGTTGCGTTTGAAGGCCGGCCAGTGTTCCGCGCCGGGAATGATATCCTTCAAGCCGGACATCATCTGGCAGCCGTTGCACACGCCCAGACCGAAGGTATCCGGGCGGGCGAAAAAGGCGGCGAACTCGTCCCGGGCCTTGGCATTGAACAATATCGACTTGGCCCAACCGCCGCCGGCACCGAGCACGTCGCCGTAGGAAAAACCGCCGCAGGCCACCAAACCCTTGAATTCGCCCAGGCTGACCCGGCCGCCGATAATGTCGGTCATGTGTACGTCGATGGCATCGAAGCCGGCGCGGTCGAAGGCCGCCGCCATTTCGACGTGGCCGTTGACGCCTTGCTCGCGCAGAATGGCGACTTTCGGCCTTACCTGCCCGGCAAAACCGGCGGCGATGTCGTCGTTCGGATCGAACGTCAGCTGCACCGTCAGACCGGGATCGTTATCGTCGGCGATGCGCTCGAATTGCTGTTTGGCGCAATCGGGATTGTCGCGCAAGGCCTGCATCCGGTAACTGACCTCCGACCAAGTCTGCTGCAATTCGGTGCGCGAGGCGCTATAGAGCTGCTGACCGGCTTTGAAGATGCGCAACTGCCGGCCATCGACGACGCGGCCCACCACGAAGCTGTGGTCGTCCAGGCCGACCTGATCCAACAGCCGGGCGACTCGATTCAACTCGCTGCTTTTGATCTGCAACACCGCGCCCAATTCCTCGTTGAACAGCGCCGAAAGCGTATCGCCGGGCAAATCGGACAAATCCAGATCGACGCCCTGGCGGCCGGCGAACAGCATTTCCGCAACCGTTGCCAGCAAGCCGCCGTCGGCGCGGTCGTGGTAAGCCAGAATCAGACCTTGCCGGTTCAGGGCTTGGACAGTGTCGAAGAAACGTTTGAACAGGCCGGCATCGTCCAGGTCGGGCGCCTGGCTGCCGAGTTGGTTATAAACCTGAGCCAGTACCGAACCGCCGAGGCGGTTTTTGCCTAGTCCCAAGTCGATCAGCAACAAGACGCTGTCCTCATCGCGCAATTCCGGCGTCAGCGTGTTGCGCACGTCTTGCACCGGCGCGAAGGCGGTGATGATCAACGACAGCGGCGAGGTCATGGTTTTGTTGCCATGATCGTCCTGCCAGACGGTTTTCATCGACAAAGAGTCCTTGCCGACCGGTATCGCGATGCCCAATTCCGGGCAGAGTTCCATACCAACCGCTTTGACGGTATCGAACAAGGCCGCGTCTTCGCCGGGGCTGCCGCAGGCCGCCATCCAGTTGGCGGACAGCTTGACGTCGTTCAACTTGCCGATGCGGGCGGCGGCCAAATTGGTCAAGGCCTCGCCGATCGCCATGCGACCCGAGGCCGGGGCGTCGATCAGCGCCAGCGGCGTGCGCTCGCCCATCGCCATCGCTTCGCCGGTGTAGGCGTAAAAGCCGGACGCGGTGACCGCGACGTCGGCCACCGGCACTTGCCAAGGGCCGACCATCTGGTCGCGCGCCACCAAGCCGGTGACGGAACGGTCGCCGATATGGATCAAGAAGCTTTTGTCGGCAACGGCCGGAAACGCCAATACCCGTTTAATCGCTTCAGCCAGCTCGACTTGATCTAAAGCCAAATCCGGCAAGGCTTTGTGCAGCCGTTGCACATCGCGGTGCATTTTCGGCGGCTTGCCGAACAAGACCGACATCGGTAAATCGATGGGCGCCGAGTGGCCGAACCATTCGTCGCTCAGGGTCAAATGCTCTTCATCGGTGGCGTGGCCAATCACCGCGTACAGGCAGTGCTCGCGCTCGCAAAAGCTTTGGAACAATTCCAGCGACTCGGGCTTGATCGCCACCACGTAGCGCTCCTGGGCCTCGTTGCACCAGATTTGCATCGGCGACATGCTTTTGTCGGCGTTCTGCACCCTGCGCAGTTCGAAGCGGCCGCCTTTGCCGGCATCGTGGATGATTTCCGGCACCGCATTGGATAAGCCGCCGGCGCCGATATCGTGGATCGACACAATCGGTGTGTTGTCACCCAGCGAGTTGCAATGGTTGATCACTTCCTGACAGCGGCGCTGCATTTCTGGGTTTTCGCGTTGCACCGAGGCAAAATCCAGTTCCGCCGCGCTGGCGCCGGAAGTTTGCGACGAGGCTGCGCCGCCGCCCAGACCGATCAGCATGGCCGGCCCGCCCAAAATCACAATCAACGCCCCGGCCGGTATGGTCTGTTTTTCCACCAGCATTGGTCGGATGTTGCCCATGCCGCCGGCGATCATGATCGGCTTGTGGTAGCCGCGGTACTGGTTGGCCTCGCCGTTTTCCGCTGGTTGTTCGAAGCTGCGGAAATAGCCGGCCAGATTGGGCCGGCCGAATTCGTTGTTGAAGGCCGCGCCGCCGATCGGCCCTTCCAGCATGATGTCCAAGGCCGAGGCGATACGTTCCGGCTTGCCGTTGTCGACCTCCCAGGGTTGTTCGAAACCGGGAACTCTCAGATGCGACACGCTGAAACCGGTCAGGCCGGCCTTGGTCGCGGAACCGCGACCGGTGGCGCCTTCGTCGCGAATCTCGCCGCCGGAGCCGGTCGCCGCGCCGGGGTGCGGCGAAATCGCGGTCGGATGATTGTGGGTTTCCACCTTCATCAAGATATGCGCGGCTTCCTCGACGTAACCGTAGCGATGGCTGTGGGCGTCGCGGATGAACACCTGTGCGGTCGGGCCTTGCAGTACCGAGGCGTTGTCCTTGTAAGCCGACAACACACCTTGCGGGTACAGGCTGTGGGTATTGCGGATCATCGCGAACAGCGATTTGGCCTGCTCTTCGCCGTCTATGCTCCAACTGGCGTTGAAGATTTTGTGGCGGCAATGCTCCGAGTTGGCCTGGGCGAACATCATCAATTCGACGTCGGTCGGGTTGCGGCCCAGCCGGGTAAAGGCCTCGGTCAAATAATCGATTTCATCCGGCGACAAGGCTAAGCCGAGTTGCAGATTTGCCTGTTCCAAAGCCGTACGGCCGTTTTCCATCAGCGTTACGGATTGCAATGGTTTGGGTTGGTGTTCGGCAAACAACACCAATTCGGCCGGATCCGAAACCGCTTGTTGCGTCATTCTGTCGTGCAACAACGTCGCTAAGGCCTGCAAATCGCCCGGCTGCAATTGTGCGCTTGCCAGTAGCCGATAGTGAATACCACGTTCGATACGGCTTACTTCTGCCAACCCGCAACGCTGGGCGATTTCGGAAGCCTTGCTGGACCATGGGGAAATCGTTCCCAAACGCGGCACCACCCAAATGCGGTGCACACATTCGCCCTCGGCTACGGCAAATTCCGCTTGGCCGGCGTGCGCGTCATAGTCCAGCAAGCCGGACAAAATCCGGTAAGCCTCCGGCTGCAAGGCTTCGCCGGTTTGCACGAAATGTACGAATTCGGCGCCAATCGCCTTGACGCGGCTATCGATGGCTCGCAAACGGTCTAGCAGTTTTTCGATTCGAAACGAAGAAAGTGCGGATGAGCCTGGGATCGTCAACATGGGGATCTGATGGTACAAATGGCAAAAGAGTAAGCCGGTTGAATCCTGAACGGATAACCGATGGTGAAAACGTTAGTTTTCCGGCGCAGCCGGAGTTTGAGGATTTTGCGACGCGTCTTCTTTGACCGTATCGTTAATCGCGTCGGTAATCAGTTGCAGCAGACTGTTCGCGGTCGCGTCGGAAAGGCTGTGCCCGGCACTGTCTTGCACCGTCACTTCGGTCAATTGCGGACCGACCTCCTGCGTATTGATCCTGAACTCCTGTTCTTGGCTGGGGTCGTCGCCGAATAAAAAAGTGAATTCGTCCCAAATACTGGCATCTTGCGCTTTAACCGCATTGGGATCGAATTTGATATAAAAATACCCTTTTTCGACGTTACGCTCGACGATTTCCAGCTTTTGCCGGCTCAATGCCCGCGCCACCATACGTACCGCTTGCGCGTGCGGCTGATCGATCTGCAGGCTACTGCCGGCACCGGAAGCCGAAGCCGTAACCGGTTTTTCGGCCGGTGCGGCAGCCGCTTGCGCGGTTTTTTCCGACTGTTCGGCGGACTCGGCTTGCCGCACCGGTTCCGCCACCTCGGCAGGCGCGACTCGGGCGGACGGCGTCGGACTTTTCAAGCCGCGATTTTTCAAGTCGTCCGGTACCGTCAGCTCGGGAATTTCATAGGTGAATTGGTAATCCCGCTCCTTGTCGGGAAACCAACTTTTGATGGTACTACAAGCGCTTAAACCCGCCAGCAAAACCCCGGCTAAACCGCCCCGCCGCACCCAGGTTCTCATGCCGCTAAAACGCCGGCTTGCCGCATGGCCGTTTTGACCGACTCGACGCATTCCTCGCTCAGC containing:
- a CDS encoding NAD(P)/FAD-dependent oxidoreductase, which translates into the protein MTSGEYFNAVVIGGGPAGSSAAILLAQAGLRVVLFERERFPRFQIGESMLPAAWEIWRRLGVTEKIEAEGFTVKQGIHFGMFNQKPEVLLLTAEYPDYFERPYTYHVERARYDQILLEHAASCGVEVRREWSVTQVLFDGDAAIGVTAGPIGGEARPIHAPVVIDASGRESLIARRFGWRRPLPELNKISHFAHFNGGFRRNPHDFVSFGAVMEGSVTTDIHSIDGGWLWYIPLRNNVVSVGAVLDARYAKRLGETAQQRLRAAIDGCDCIRLWLEHAEQAMDVKTISAIGYTTERFHGDGFVLVGDASMFVDPVFSAGVTLAMRSGVYAAETILEGVAAGGDFGAARLQRYEQRIREPMERIFKMIYNWYRILEQQDANNIIVRSRNSPMLRERFIVLLSGGYDKVSMEQILEAAQEPESTYLMS
- a CDS encoding COX15/CtaA family protein, producing the protein MTAVIEPKAASRFRRLGTLTICAVYFVILVGGIVRASGAGMGCPDWPTCFGQWIPPTDEAQLPTNYHEIYAARGYQSTLFNPVKTWTEYTNRLIGATTGLLVFLTAWASRIYLRTDKATFYLSLSAFFLVGFQGWLGSAVVASNLKPLMITLHMLLALFIVALLIYAISRSQKELLSALNTVWVSARFRLVLNVAMAMTLLQVAMGTQVREAVDFISHQHAYIEREYWRDSFPLIFYVHRSFSSLILFTNLWLAWQVYRHTQVQDLLRRVAYGLVGLILTAILAGVSLDRLGFPAVAQPLHLLMANLIFGCQFFLFICLHYSADKWRAFT
- a CDS encoding protein YgfX, whose product is MPKYLNSLQEFVVTDSPRLQCFIHLLHSCALPACWLNDLSGIWRGGLTIALLCSWWRSVKRQRASGFQLRYRAGAWQYAEPGQAFEPATLLPGTTLTPFAIFLHIRCRGRKKYLPVLSDALPAGSFRRLIACLKFSIGRQADKR
- a CDS encoding DEAD/DEAH box helicase, yielding MSDTPAPSFQDLNLSEPVLKALQNVGYESPSPIQARIIPFVMSGRDVLGQAQTGTGKTAAFALPILTRIDVKQKEPQALVLAPTRELAIQVAEAFQSYAAHIKGFHVLPIYGGQDYTTQLRQLNRGAHVVVGTPGRVMDHMRRGTLKLDNLKTLVLDEADEMLRMGFIDDVEWILEQTPSDRQTALFSATMPAEIRKIAQQYLNDPEQVTIKVKTTTAENIRQRYCFVSGPHKMDALTRILEAENFDGMIIFVRTKTATVEVAEKLEARGFSASAINGDMSQALRERAIEHLKNGKLDILIATDVAARGLDVDRITHVVNYDIPYDTESYVHRIGRTGRAGRTGDAILFVSPREKRLLANIEQATRQKVEEMPLPSTEFINNARVKRFKQRITDTLAAEELSFYSQLINQYQVEHNVPATDIAAALAKLLQGDTPLLLKDTVKKAAKDYARDEAKDQGGKNERSRKRERNTNRAGGVEMEVFRIEVGHRDGVKPGNIVGAIANEIGIDGDHIARIKIEDQYSTVELPAGMPKDLFQALKKVRVVGKALNISRLDEASVKKDKSKKRVGSSSKRGKSAGSE
- a CDS encoding HDOD domain-containing protein — encoded protein: MQFKSVQEFLHHVRTELEANRLVLPTLPDVAIKVRDAVSKGEASAQQLSEIIVTDPALSARLIQVVNSPLYRGANEISNIQMAVTRLGNSTIRTLVTSLVMQQMFKPTSPLLEGYFRSIWEQGVNVSAICRALATFVPHLNSDEAMLAGLLHQIGKLPILTLVEKIPEFKDSPSRLEKLLEKAHPHVGKIIMDTWNFPEELKLVASAYVEFQRDHDGPADYVDLVQVAFLQSIAGTDHPACRVDWRSVAAFAKVGLQADAEILEIEGVSEEIELAQSMLR
- the ygfZ gene encoding CAF17-like 4Fe-4S cluster assembly/insertion protein YgfZ; protein product: MNPANSNSATYYPLRHFAVIEITGADAESFLQGQLTCNVKEIDSSCAGIAGYCNPQGRVISTVLLVKSPDGFLAILPRSLAEKVSKRLQMYVLRSRVNLAVDGGWRLFGCCPEQAAESRAPADRLFPCHLENANLWVCLPGGPLRYLILTKAVQPISADGDDAQWGYWDVLAGVPWFGLEQSEQFIPQMLNLDRLGGVSFTKGCYTGQEIVARTHYLGKSKRALWVGRVAASLPVGDYKVLASDGQTKQGDVLAVQSYQAETALLMVLQSLDEIGKQLILSDQNHTPVTVVSG
- a CDS encoding cation:proton antiporter, with the translated sequence MSTSEIFLIAISSIYTLPYLIWRIARTDYFAPLVVVQIGTGILLGPGVLGAVYPEYYSFVFNPSVLQALNGIAWWAVMLFVWVAGIELDLGKAWEYRLESSVTAGLALGVPLLFGCAAAMLIQFYPGWIGERAMNWQFILGIGMSCAVTALPILILLLDKLRILRHPLGQRILRYASLDDIAIWAILSIILLDWTRIGKQLTFLVLFPLFAYGVRRLMAWLPERDRWYLGIISLAFFGLGADWAGLHFMVGAFLAGAILDSAWFEHGRMDQLRQNLLLTVMPVFFLSTGLKTHWSSGGLEVLIAAGVLLIASVSGKLLGLRLAGKLLNWQPGEASIIGWLLQTKALIMIIFANVLLDKQIITGQTFTALLVMALLSTMLTVPAVAPKLARLQGRKNTPE